CCATGTCGGCCACCGTCGCTGAAGCGGAACAGATGATCGCCGCCGCAAAAGCGGCCGACAAAAAGCTCATGATCGCCTACCGCCTGCACTACGAACCCTTTAACCAAAAGGCGATGGAGTTGTGCAAAAGCGGTGCCTTGGGCAAGATCAAAACCTTCGTCTCCACCAACGCCCAAAACGTCAAAGCGCCCAACATTCGATTGAGCGGTGAACTGGCAGGCGGGCCGGTGGGCGATGTGGGAGTGTATAGCATCAACGCCGCGCGCTATACCCTGGGTGAAGAACCCGTCGAGGTTTTCGCCACCGCCCATCAACCCAAAGACGACCCCCGATTCCGTGAAGTGCCGGAGAGCGTCACCTTCATCCTGCGCTATCCCTCCGGTGCCTTGGCGCATTGCGATTGCTCATTCGGAACTTCGGAAAGCCGCTTCTTCCGCGTGCTTGGAACCGAAGGTTATCTTCGCATGGATCCTGCCTTCAGCTACCGGGGCTTGCGACTGCACATGAAGGAAGGCGATGCCAAAAGCGGAGACGCCGAGGTCAAGGAACTGGTGCTGCAACCCGTCAATCATTTCGCCGCAGAAATGGACCACTTCTCTTCGGTCATCTTGAACGGCGACAAATGTTTAACTCCTGGAGAGATGGGATTGGCCGACATGAAAATTGTCGAAGCCATCGAGAAATCCTGGAAGACCAACGAGCCGGTCAAGTTGTCCTGACACAAACCATAAGCCGCCCTATCCGCCATGCCCCAGATGCAACAAAACGAAAAGCCGGTGCGTCCGGAACAGAAGCAGAACCAACAACCCGGGATCGAATCCGCGATGGTGCCCGCACCTGAATCGCAGCCGCGCGCCTCCTCTGCCGTTCCCAAACTCAAGAACAAAGTGGCGCTCATCACCGGCGGTGACAGCGGCATCGGCCGGGCGGTGGCACTGGCCTTTGCCAAGGAAGGTGCCAAGCTGGCGATTTGCTATCTCTCCGAAGAATCCGATGCCAACGATACGCTGGAGGAATTGAACTCCATGGATTGCGACGCCATCAAATTGTCCGGAGATATTGGAGATGAGAAAGTTTGCCGGGAGCTGGTCAAGAAAGTCATCGCGACCTACGGACGAATCGACATCCTCGTGAACAACGCCGCCGAACAACACCCGCAGGAAAACTTCGAAGACATCTCTGCGGAGCAACTGGAGCGCACTTTTCGAACCAACCTCTTCTCCATGTTTTTCCTCACCCAGGCTGCGCTTCCCCATCTGGAAAAAGGAGCGGCCATCATCAACACCACCTCTGTCACCGCCTATCGCGGTAGCTCCAGTCTTGTCGATTACTCCGCCACCAAAGGTGCCATCGTTTCCTTCACCCGATCCCTGGCGCACGCGCTGGTCAAGCGCGGCATCCGGGTCAATGCCGTGGCACCAGGACCGATCTGGACTCCGCTGATTCCTTCGACCTTCGATGCGGACAAAGTGGCGACCTTCGGTTCCGATGTTCCCCTTGGTCGCGCTGGAGAGCCGAATGAAGTGGCTCCCAGTTATGTGTTTTTGGCGAGCCATGCCGACTCGTCCTACATCACAGGCCAGGTGCTGCATCCGAACGGTGGAGAGATCATCAACGGATGAAGAAACACGCGCATCAACCGTGGTTGATGCGATTTATCATCAACCAACCATCAAGGAGTAAACCATCCCATGAGAGACCAAGCCCCTGGCGAACCTTCCGATGCGCAACCTAAGTCAACCAAAGGATGTGCCATCATGCTCGTCATTGGACTGCTGCTTGGCCTCGGCCTTCTTGGCTGGTTTTTTCTATGGGGTCAGGCCATTCCGGAAGGTGAGGAATCAAATAGCAAAGATTCGGCGAACGCGGCGATAACTCTCTCATTTAGGCAGCCGGTTTGACCGGCAAAGGACCGGCATCCAGATACTTGGTAGGATCGGCGAGATCGGCCAGCTGAAAAGCCTCGCGGCGTTCAACACAGGTCCCGCACTGGCCGCAATGGATCTCGCCGCCTTTGTAACAACTCCAGGTCATCGCATAGTCAATGCCCATGGCGTTGCCGCGCCGCGCGATCTCGGTTTTGTCGGCATCAATGAATGGCCGCAGCAACTTTATGCCCACATAGGTGCCGTGTTTCATTGCATCCGCCATGGCCAGCATGAACGGTTCACGGCAGTCGGGATAAATCGCGTGATCGCCGGAATGAGCGGCAATCACCAACGCGTCGGCCTCGCGACTTTCCGCAACGCCGCACGCAATGGAAAGCATGATGCCATTACGAAAGGGAACCACCGTGCGCTTCATGCTTTGTTCTTCATAATGCCCATCCGGAATGTCGCCGCCGCTCTGCAATAGATCGGACGTAAAAAGACGGTTGATGAAGTCCAGCTCAATGACGTCATGGGGGATGCCCAGTTGCTGCGCATGCCAGGCAGCCATGGGGATTTCGTTGGCATTGTGTTTCGAGCCATAATCGAAGCTCACCGCACCCACCACGTCATGTTCGCGAGCGGCCCAATAGAGGGCGGTCACGGAATCCATGCCACCAGAGAGCAATACCAAGGTCTTCATCGCCACACCTATCCACGCAGTTTGGGAAATGTCGATGCTTGAGCCGGTTACTTTACTTTGATTTCGGGCGCAGGATTAACAATCGACCCGGGGTGCCAATTCCCGCAGCAAAGGTGACGCCGCGACAGTATTCCGCGATAAGGATTTGATGACCAGGCAGCACCAGAAGATCGATGGGCCGACCAAGCGGTGCCAGCAAGGTGGTGACCTTGGCGCTGCGATTCGATGACTCATTGGGTTGAATGTGAACCACGTCAAAACCCACATCCTTTTCGCGTTTGAGAAGATTGCCGAAACGGGCCGTCAACAAAGTATCGGCAAAGGGTTTGGGCCAGGTGTGATCCAGCCAGATAATCCCCGACGGACAGGAATGCGCCTCGAAGGTGGAAAGAGAGTCGGTAGAATTTCGGATGGGTTGAGTGACTTCGATTCCCGCAGGCAGGTCCGGGCTGTGAGGATATGGCTTGTTGGTCCAGTCGGCATACTGATACGGGAAGCCATAGTGCCTGCCTTCTTCGATGAGGTTGAGTTCTTCAGGAGGGTCGGCATCGGGTCCGTTTTCGGTGGCAAAAAGGCGGCCCCGATTATCCCAACAGAAACCGTAGCTGTTGCGCAGTCCACGGGCAAAGATCTCGATTCGAGGGGGTGTCTCATCGGGATTGAGCCGCCAAAGAGTCGCAGTGAGATGATGTTCGCCTGATTGATCGTAATTCGGCAGATCACCGGATTCGCCGCCATCCGTGCGGGCACCGCTGGTGACATACATCATGCCGTCCGGACCTTGGGCGATGTGCGAAAGCCCATGGTTGTAAGGTCCGATGCCAAAAGGATAACTCGCGCGAAGCCAGGGCGTGAACTTTTGCCAGGAACGATCATCTTCCTTCGACCACGGTTCACTGCGAAAGATGGTCACCTCATTGCTGACCGGATTGGTCTTCTCATTGCGCTGATTGCAGGTCACATAAAGCCTGCCCTCGCGATCAACCGTTAATCCCATGGACGATGGCGAGCCGAGCGATGGGTCGAGATAACTCGACGCTTCGATCAATCGCGTCAGGTGAGTTTGATCAGGATTCCACAACCAGATGTCGCCTTGTCGCGAAAGTGCAAGCACCTGCCGACCATTGGCATGCATGGCAAGACGCACCGGCGAAAAGCTCAGTTCCGCAGCAACCCGCAAATCCCATCCTTCCGGCGGTGTGGGGAGCTGTTGACCCACCATGGATGCCTGCAAAGAATCGAGCGTCGGATGTTTTGTCTTCGCCCGCAGACTTCGGATCTCTTCGACAGAAGGTGCCGGAAGCTGATTGCCCCACGAGGAAAAGACATATGAAAACACCGCCGCAAGATCCTCATCACCGAGCAACACCGGCGGCATGGCACCGTGATAGGCAACGCCATTGACGGTGATCTTTTCCGACAATCCCTCCAGAGGAGCACGCAGCGACTTTTCGCGATGACTCTTCAAAAAATCCGCGTTGGCCAGTGGCGGAAACACGCCGGGAATGCCGGTGCCCTGCACGCCGTGACAAAGAGCACAGTGTTGCTCGTAAAGTTGGGCTCCGTTCGAAGCCGCATGAAGCGGCAAACTTAGCCCTAGGAAGATAAGAATGGAGCGAAGGATCATCATGAACGTTGCCTCAAGGCTCAATGGGAACCTGCGGTGGCACCTGAACTTTCTCCCGCAGCCGTCTGGTTGCTTCCCCCACCAGCCGCAGATACCAGTCGGACGGCAAACCTTCATAAGTTCCAAGACTGGCCTGAACGGGTGGATCATTGGTCACCTTGAAAATCGCCGTCGCTTCATCCACTTCATCAAACATCGCCACCATGGCGCTATCAGCACCGAGCTTCGACAACTCGTGAAACTGCTCCCACAAAAAATTTCCACCACGACGCGGAATTCCCGATTTCCCCTGCGCCTGTTTCTTCAAATTGTCCCAGCCAAAACCGGGATAAACGGTCGGAATCCACAGGATGTCGTGCGCATCGCATTCCGCCTTGTCGGCCGCCCAATAGTTGGTGGTGGCGCGCTTCTCACCATCGGCCCGGACTTCATAATTGCCGGGATTCCAAGGCGAAATCGCATCCAAACGACGGAACACTTTTTGCCATGCAGGATCGTCATTGCGGCGCCAATGCCACTCACCAGCACCGCCCAAAAAGGCTTGATAAGGACCCGGCTGCTGGAAGAAATCGATCAACTGATTCGCCACCTCGGTCGTCATGTCGTTGACGGTTGATTGCCGGTAAAGCCCAAACAACATCACCACCGGTTTGCCGTTTTCATGAACATACCGTCCGTCCTTCAAAATGCCTGCATCGACGAGTTTTTTCCACTCAGGGATGATCAGATCAACGACCTTTGCCGCCTTGATGCCCGTCATATCGAAAGTCAGTGCCCACACGCGACCGGTGGCTTTCGCAGCATCACGGACATGTTGAAGCACGCGCAACCGCGACTCATATCGGGACTCATATCGGGACTCCGCCGGAGCACCGGGAAGGTCCACCACAAAATGCTGCAACCACACGCCGTCGATGCCGTAATCCCGCATCCACTTAAAATGACGTTTCACCGTCTTGGGATGGTCCGAACTGAACAGATATGCCTGCAAACCATCCCGGTGCGTCCATCCTGGTGCCGCGAATTTTTCTTCAACCGAGTATTCCGCCATGTCCGGCCACATCTCGACCGACAGCGTTTCTGCGGTGATCTTTTTATCATCGCGGCTCCAATGAATCCACCCCACATTCTGCGCATCCCCCGGCGCACGAAACCATCCCTGATAACCCGCCAACACCTTGCCGCGAAGCGAAGTCGCATCAACGACATCTCCGCCTAGAGCGATGACTGACCCGCCACCCACACCCATCAAGACGGCGGCGAGATGAATCCAAAAAGCGCTCATCGAAACCGACCTAACGGCTCACGCCATTCAGCAAATAGCCGAGCACCCGAGCGAGCGTTTGCTGCATCTCATGACGCGGCACGATCATGTCGATGAGCCCGTGGTCCTTGAGAAATTCTGCAGTTTGGAAACCCGGAGGAAGATCGCTGTGCGTCGTCTCTTTCACCACCCGTGGACCCGCAAAGCCAATCATGCATTTCGGCTCGGCGAGGTTGAGATCGCCCACTGTGGCAAAACTCGCCGTGACCCCGCCCGTCGTCGGATGCGTCAGCACGGAAATGTAAGGAAGCTTGGCATCGTGATGACGCGCCAGAGCACCGCAAGTTTTGGCCATCTGCATCAGGCTGAGAATCCCCTCGTGCATCCGCGCACCGCCTGAGGCCGAAAAAACGATCACCGCCCGATTCTCCGTCGTCGCCGTTTCAATCGCGCGGGTGATTTTCTCCCCCACCACACTGCCCATGCTGGCGCCGAGGAACCGGAAATCCATGATCGCCAACACCACCCGGTGGCCACCAATCGTCGCACGTCCGGTGACAACGGCCTCCGTCAGCCCGGTTTTGGCCTGATACGCCTTCACCTTGCCCAAATAATTGTCAAAACCCAGCGGATTCACCGAATCCAGCGCCGCATCGATTTCTTCAAAACTCTCCTCATCCACCAGAGTTTCGAGCCGCTCGGCCGCGCTCAGCGTGAAGTGATAACTGCAATGCGTGCAGACACGCATGTTTTTGGCCAGCGTCTGATCGTAAAGGCTTTCGCCGCAGGAAGGGCATTTGACCCAGACGCCCTCAGGCATGTCCTTTTTCTTTTCGCCAAGCTCGTTAAGAGAACGTTTTTTGAAGAATCCCATGGGCTGTTGTTGCAAAGTGAATCGCCATACTAACTGCGGGCGAGGCTGATCACAACCACCTTTTCAACCTCTCCTTCGCGACGCAGCACTTTTGCACACTCATTGGTCGTGGAACCGGTGGTCAACACATCGTCCACCAGCAGCACCTTTTTGCCCTTCAACACCCCGCGCCAGCGTTCCATCTGACGCAACGCAAAACTGCTGCCCAGATTCTCCAGCCGCGCCCTGCGGGTCAACTTCGCCTGCGCTTTGGTGAATTTTACCCGTTTTAACCCATTGACCGTCTTTATCCCGCTGATTCGCGACAACTCCCGGCACAGCTCCCACGACTGATTGAACCCCCGATACCACTGGCGCAACGCATGCAATGGCACCGGCACCAGCACCCACTCCGCCGCATTCAAGTCCCGCAACCGCGCATCGCGAAACACCTGCGAAGCCAGCCGACCCAGCAGCCCGCGCAAATGCAGCTCCCGCTGATATTTGAACCGGTGCACGAGATGCCGCAACGCCCCCTGCGCCTGAAACGCCGCCACCGCGAACTCAAAATGGAAGGTTCGCTCTCGACAGTTCCCACACTGGAATTCATCCGTGATTTGCCCGTCAAAAGCCTCCCCGCAAACCTTGCAATAGGGAGGTGCCAGCACTGGCAAGCTGTCCCAGCACGTCCAGCAAAGCCACCGTTCCGCCCCCTCGCGAACCCCATGCAGACTTTGATCGCAAACCTCACAATGCGGCGGAAACACCAGATCCATCAGCCTCGAAGCCGACCTGGAGATTGCTGCGGGAAGTCGAAGCATGCCAGCCCCACGGAGCGCAGACCCGCAACCCTGTCAAAGCAATTGAACAGCAATCCCACCCGCTCATTCCAAAACCCCCATTGTAAAATCGCACTGGTCCAGCGTATGCTATGATTGATGACCACGCGATTCCGTCGCTTCCTTGCCCTGGCACTCGCCCTTACCGGTGCCCTTTGGTCACCATCCCCACTCCCCGCCCAGACCACCACATCTTGGACCGACAAGGAAACCCGTCTCGCCACTGAATACCTCGGCCTGCTGGTTGAAAAACCCGACGACACCCGCGTCCTCGACCTCCTCTGGTCCCTCTACGACAAACACCAGCAGACCCCTTTTCTGCTCGAAAGCATCGCTGCCCAAGCCGCCCAGCAGCCCCATCCCAACGTCATCCTCATCCACGCCCAGCTCCTGCAAAAAGCCGGACGCCTCGACGAAGCCCTCGCCCGCTACCAGGAACTCCTCAAACAACAACCCGAACACCCCGCCGCCCTCACCGCCGTCAGTGAACTCATGCAGCAAAACGGCGATCCCGCCACCGCCCTCACCTACCTGCAAAAACTCACCGCCACCGTCCCCAGCACCGATCCCCGCCACGCCCAACTCCTCCTCCAGCAAGCCACCCAGCTCCTCGCCCTCAACCGCCCGGACGACGCCGCCAAAGCCTGCGAACAAGCCCTCGCCCTTCGTCCTGCCGACACCACCCTGCTGCGCGAAGCCTCCCGACTGCTCCTCGGCGCCGGGATGATCGACAACACCCTCGCCATCATGCAGCGCCTCGTCGAAGCCGCGCCCGATCCCACCGTCAAACTCGACGCCCTCTTTGATCTCTCCCGCCTGCACGAACAGGCCGGCCAATTCAAACCCGCCGCCGCCGCCCTGCAACAAGGCCTCGACCTCCTCCACGACAAAGACTGGCGCTACGGCCAGTTCTTCCAACGCCTCGTCAAACTCCACGAACGCTTCGACCAGCTGGACGCCCTCAAACAACAACTGCTCCGCGACGCCGCGCAAAAACCGGTCACCGAAAAGGCCCTCAACAACCTCGCCCGCTACGCCTCCCAGGTCGTCGACGGCGAAGAGCGCATCAAATGGCTGCGCGAACTCGTCACCCAGTTTCCCGACAACCTCGCCCATCGCTGGGAACTCGTCACCGCGCTCATCGACCACAACGAAGCCGCCGAAGCCGCCGCCCTCATCGACCCCTACCTCAAACGCGACGGCAGCGACCGGGCCCAACTCATCCTTCTGCGCGCCCAAACCCACCTTCTTCTCACCGAAACCGACAAGTCCATCGCCCTCCTCCAGCAACTTCTCCAACAACAGTCCGCCGACCCCGAAGTCGAAAAACTAGTCCTCACCTTCGCCCGTCAAAAATCCCTCGATCCCCTCATCGAATCCATCCTCGAAAAACGCATCGACCGCACCCCCGGCAAACCCGAGTCCCTCTTCGAACTCGCCACCTTCCAGCGCACCCGCGGCAACCACAAAGCCGTCGAACAGCTTTTCGAGCGCTACATCCAGACTTCCCCACCCGAGGAAAAACAACGCCGCCTCAACGACGTCGCCAGCTTCCTCTCCAGCAGTCCCGACCTGCAAGCCGCCGAAAACGCCGCCCGCAGCGCCCTCGCCACCCCCGAAGCCGGACAGCCAGAACTGCTCCGCCTCGCCGATGTCCTCGCCCAACGCAACGCCACCGATGAAGCCCACAGCCTCCTCGAACGCGCCTGGACCCTCAGCACCACCGACGAACAACGCGCCGATGTCGACGAACGACTCGCCTCCGTGCTTAGCGGCGAACAGGGAGCCAAACTCCTCACCAATCCCGTCGAGCCCCCCACTGAGTTTACCCTTCCCGCCATGTTCTCCGGCGAAGGTTTTGGCAGCGAAGCCCCTCCCGAAAAACCACCCACCGTCCCCGAAACCCTCACCGACTACGCGCAAAATCTCGCCACCTCTGCCCTCCACCAGATTTACCGCCCGCTCCTCCGGCTCGCCCTCACCGCCGCCCCTTCACCTTTCGATTCCTGGCTCCGCGATGGCCTGACCACCCCATCCTCCCCTCCCCCCGACCCCCAACGCATCCAACGCGCCGCTTGGTGGAGCCTGCGCACCGGCCAGCCCGGCACTGCCACCCTGCTGCTCCAGCACCTCACCCACGGCCCCGCCGGCCAGCGGCTCGACCCCACCCTCGAAGTCGAAAAACTCTATCTCGAAGTCCTCCTCCTCAATGCCGACAAACAACCTGAGCCCGCCATCGCCCAACTGCGCCGCCTCGCCCAGCTCGATCCCGCCAGTCGCACCGCCTGCCACCTCCGTCTTGCCGAACTTGAAGCCCGCCGCAACGGCCAGCAAGGCCTCCTCACCGCCGTCACCATCCTCGAAGACCTCATCAATACCGATCCCGCCAACGACACCATCCTTTCCGCCCTCGCCCAGTTCTACCTCGAAAGCGGCCAGCGCGACAAAGCCCTCGCCCTCTGGGAAAATGCCGCCCGCAATGCCGTCGGAAAAACCAGCCCCATCCTCGAACGCTACGGCGAACTCCTCATCGCCCAGCGCCGCCACGACGAATACCTTCAAACTCAGATCCGCCTGATCGAACAGGAGCCCGACATCAAACGCCGCCGCGACTTCTTCCAACGCGCCATCGAACGCCTCCTCTGGGCCGACGCCGTGCAGGGCGAACTCCCCGAAGACGAACGCATCGCCCGCCTCTCCAAAATCAAAATGCTCCTCCTCGACCGCGCCCGCCGCGATCCCTTCGAAGCATTCTGGAACGAAGCCCTCGCCCACATCTATCAGCGCGAAGGCGACGACACCAAAGCCTTCGCCGCCATGAAGCAGGCCTACTACACCGCCCCCGACACCCCCTTCTCCCTCGACCAGCTGCGCCTCGCCGCCTTGCGCGTCGGCGACATCAAAAGCGCCATCTATTTCCAAAAACAAATCGCCGCCCTCGCCGCCGCTCCCGATCAAGCCACCGAATGGCGCCAGCTCGTCCAGCTTCTCGAAAGCGACTTCCGCATGGGCGAAGCCGACCTCGCCCGCCGCCGTCTCGAAGCCCGCTTCTCCCAGGACCCCACCGCCCTCGAAGAACTTGCACTTTATTACACCGAAACCGCCCAGGACGACGCCGCACGACGCGTCCTCGAACAACTCGTGCGCATCCGCAGTTGGGACGCCACCCACCTCCTGCGCCTCGCCCTCCAGCAGAAAAAACTCGGCGACCACCCAGCTGCGCGCAACACCCTGATCCGACTGCTCGCCACCATCCCCGCCACCGTCAACCCCGACCTAGCCAACACTCCCGAACGCTGGCCATGGCCCATCTTCGACGAAAAATTCCCCTCGCCCACCAGTCCCAGCCTGCTCATCAACTCCCTCGAAAGCGCCCCCGGCCTCGAACCCGCCGAACGCGACCGCCTGCGCCTCTTCCTCAGTCTTCCGCGCCCCGAATTCGTCGAACTCCCCGACGACCCCGCCCCCGTCCGCCTGCGCGCCATCCAGGAGCTCGTCACCCTTCCCAACCCACCCGCTCTCGCTCTGCCCGACGGCCTCAGCGAAATCGAGAGCGCCTGGTTCCACTACTTCAGTCAAAACCGCGACGCCCTGCGCGAACAAATCACCCGCCTCCTCTACCTTCGCAAAAACCTCGAAAGCCGCTTCCTCCTCGTCTGGCTTGCCCTCAAATCCCACAACCCCAGCCTCATCGTCGACTGGATCATTAACGCCCCCGACAACGACCGAACCGCCCGCAAAAACCTCGCCTACGCCGCCCTCACCGTTATTTGCGACGAACACACCTTCCACCTCACCCCCCAGGACGCCCGCACCCTCGGCAGCAGCCGCATCTTCAGCAACACCGAGATCATCGAACTCGCCAAAAAACTCGAAAACCGCCACGACCACGACCTCGCCCTGGACCTCGCCGAAGCCATGCGCGAGATCTCTGCGCCGCTCTCCGTCGAACATCTCCTCGAACTCGCCCGCATCGCCGAAAGCAGCCGCCAGGGCAACCGCCAGCGCCCTTACTACCTCGAAATCTGGTCCCGCCCCCTCCATCCCGCCGTCGGCGACCATCATCAGGGTTTCATCCAAAGCTTCAGCCGCCTTTGGGGCCTCAGCACCGACCCGCACGAACGCGAACACCTCCTGAGCGAAAGCCTCCGCCGCCTCAATCAACTCCCTCCCTCCACCGCCGACGACCTGCGCAAAGCCCGTCTCCTCGGTATCGCCGGCATCACCGAACCCAGCGCCCGCCAGCTTAGCCGCATCGCCGCCGTCCAGCTTCCCGCCGCCCGCGCCTTCGCCGAACCCCTCATCGGACGCCTGCCGCCCGGCGTGAACCCAGGACCGCGCATCGACTCCCTCACCCACATGCGCGATTACTGGACCGACCTCCGCCAATACGCCGAAATCTTTCGCTATGACGGCCTCAGCCCCATCCTCGATCAACTCAACGACGCCACCAACCGTCGCAACGCCGGCGTCGCCCTCGGCTCCCGCGCCACTTTTGAGTTTAACGCCTGGCGCAACAGCGTCCTCCTCCGCCAGCTGCGTTTTGCTGACTACCCCGAACGCCTCCGCCTCGTCCGCAACGTTTTGCAATCCGACGACAGCGTCGACTTCATGCTCGATCTCGGCAACTTCCTCGAAAATCAGGGTTATTCCCGCGAAGCCATCGAAGTTTACCAACGCCTCATCCCCCGCTCCCCCGCCAACGACGAATACAGCCAGCAATTCCGCCGCGCCTGCGAAAACTCCGGGGAAAGCGCCGTCGCGATTGAATACATCGAAAAAACCCTCCCCGCCCAGGTCCACTTCAAACCCCAGGGAATCGACGAGACCCTGCGCGAAGAACACTCCCGCCATCTTGCCCGCCTTCACGATCTCGCCCGCCTGCGCCAGCTCGCCTATCTGCCCGACACCAGCACCAAAAGTTCTCCCGGTCGCGTCCCCGAACCCGTCCCCTACCTGAAAGAACTCGCCCTCATGCTCGAAGCCCGCAACGACCACCCCGGAGCCCTTGCCGCCTGGGAGGAAATGCACCGGCTCTGGCCACGCG
The Phragmitibacter flavus genome window above contains:
- a CDS encoding tetratricopeptide repeat protein: MTTRFRRFLALALALTGALWSPSPLPAQTTTSWTDKETRLATEYLGLLVEKPDDTRVLDLLWSLYDKHQQTPFLLESIAAQAAQQPHPNVILIHAQLLQKAGRLDEALARYQELLKQQPEHPAALTAVSELMQQNGDPATALTYLQKLTATVPSTDPRHAQLLLQQATQLLALNRPDDAAKACEQALALRPADTTLLREASRLLLGAGMIDNTLAIMQRLVEAAPDPTVKLDALFDLSRLHEQAGQFKPAAAALQQGLDLLHDKDWRYGQFFQRLVKLHERFDQLDALKQQLLRDAAQKPVTEKALNNLARYASQVVDGEERIKWLRELVTQFPDNLAHRWELVTALIDHNEAAEAAALIDPYLKRDGSDRAQLILLRAQTHLLLTETDKSIALLQQLLQQQSADPEVEKLVLTFARQKSLDPLIESILEKRIDRTPGKPESLFELATFQRTRGNHKAVEQLFERYIQTSPPEEKQRRLNDVASFLSSSPDLQAAENAARSALATPEAGQPELLRLADVLAQRNATDEAHSLLERAWTLSTTDEQRADVDERLASVLSGEQGAKLLTNPVEPPTEFTLPAMFSGEGFGSEAPPEKPPTVPETLTDYAQNLATSALHQIYRPLLRLALTAAPSPFDSWLRDGLTTPSSPPPDPQRIQRAAWWSLRTGQPGTATLLLQHLTHGPAGQRLDPTLEVEKLYLEVLLLNADKQPEPAIAQLRRLAQLDPASRTACHLRLAELEARRNGQQGLLTAVTILEDLINTDPANDTILSALAQFYLESGQRDKALALWENAARNAVGKTSPILERYGELLIAQRRHDEYLQTQIRLIEQEPDIKRRRDFFQRAIERLLWADAVQGELPEDERIARLSKIKMLLLDRARRDPFEAFWNEALAHIYQREGDDTKAFAAMKQAYYTAPDTPFSLDQLRLAALRVGDIKSAIYFQKQIAALAAAPDQATEWRQLVQLLESDFRMGEADLARRRLEARFSQDPTALEELALYYTETAQDDAARRVLEQLVRIRSWDATHLLRLALQQKKLGDHPAARNTLIRLLATIPATVNPDLANTPERWPWPIFDEKFPSPTSPSLLINSLESAPGLEPAERDRLRLFLSLPRPEFVELPDDPAPVRLRAIQELVTLPNPPALALPDGLSEIESAWFHYFSQNRDALREQITRLLYLRKNLESRFLLVWLALKSHNPSLIVDWIINAPDNDRTARKNLAYAALTVICDEHTFHLTPQDARTLGSSRIFSNTEIIELAKKLENRHDHDLALDLAEAMREISAPLSVEHLLELARIAESSRQGNRQRPYYLEIWSRPLHPAVGDHHQGFIQSFSRLWGLSTDPHEREHLLSESLRRLNQLPPSTADDLRKARLLGIAGITEPSARQLSRIAAVQLPAARAFAEPLIGRLPPGVNPGPRIDSLTHMRDYWTDLRQYAEIFRYDGLSPILDQLNDATNRRNAGVALGSRATFEFNAWRNSVLLRQLRFADYPERLRLVRNVLQSDDSVDFMLDLGNFLENQGYSREAIEVYQRLIPRSPANDEYSQQFRRACENSGESAVAIEYIEKTLPAQVHFKPQGIDETLREEHSRHLARLHDLARLRQLAYLPDTSTKSSPGRVPEPVPYLKELALMLEARNDHPGALAAWEEMHRLWPRDLEASLHRARLLRRQGNRNRALAALREIPLINFWNDPVREAFEMRAELVAETGLWDEMRQLMNVVSGTPGSRVTTASSNANSLSISNPGAPGSSGPTYTGGVLILSRVLAEHQRLTEAQSLLLRAERAVRDNTERFKLRLEQLRLAAINPSWSPATDQPRIAAWLRAFTDDRDALTAMTTFLQRESTGPRAQAWLKVLRQPNLPRHPVTSLALATFAPLLTDSDLTNLSRPWENPATPVENARELTVTTLLNHQKPQWALQTALTGEDGGLRNSPAILPVHHALGDRHSIDELFARLVRTTFPGSSNTAPYAEAFAQIGRNDLAEELYDFSLQRLRNTASSHPPLIESHARFLLRQHRYEAAENLLLKEHHGMTEGLAPLLVELYRGWNKLDQLPTQLAKYHLPDSVLQEALFLASQPPAPAPAPPS